The genomic interval TGAAAAAGAACGCGGCGAGGCTCAGCGGGATCGTCCAGATCGCCCTGGCCATGATGGTGCTCGGAGACGTGACTCGAAGGGCCGTTCACGGAAGCGAACCCGTCAGTTCCCTGATGATGGGCGTCGGTGTCATCGCCCTGATCGCCAATTCCATCTGCCTGTGGCTCATCTCCAAACACCGGGACGGAGGCGTTCACATGCGCGCGTCCCTGATCTTTTCCCAAAACGACGTGATTGCCAACACGGGCGTCATTTTGTCCGGCGCGCTGGTTTGGATCCTCGGCAGCCGTTATCCCGATCTCGTCATCGGCGTCATCATTGCCGGTGTCGTTCTCAGCGGCGGAATCCGCATCTTGAAAGCGGCGGCGGGGCGATAACCATCCCGAGCAATTCTAGCCTGGATGCCAACTTGACATCTTTCGGATTCAGGTCTACGATTTTCTCACCGAGGAGAACGGGGTATTGGATCGACGAATGGCCGTTCGGCCGAGAGGAGGGATCATATGAAACGGGGAATCAAGATCTTTATCTTTGGAGTATTTTTGTTTGTTTTCTGGTCAGCCGCACCTCCGGCTGCCGCCCAGGGCCATTTCGAAATCGGTTTTCACTATTCGGGATGGAGTTTGAACGTCATTAAGAATCTTGTGGAGGATATGATTGAGGATCTCTCCGAAGAGTTTGTCAATTCCGCCGAAGAAAGCATCCAGGAAGAAAATCCGGATTATTATGTGGACAACTGGGATTCCTCATCGGAGTTCAATGCGAACGGATCCAACTGGGGGGTCGAAGCCCGTTGGTATCCCAAAGGCCGTGACGGATCGTTCAGTTTAGGGTTTTCCGTAGAACAGACGTCCATGAATTTCGCGCTTGACCGGGCGTCGATCCTGGTGAATATGCGCAAT from Acidobacteriota bacterium carries:
- a CDS encoding cation transporter gives rise to the protein MSGCECEFEARNERERKTLWIVLGINAFMFVFELVLGLLAESTALIADSLDMFADASVYAISLYAVGKRDALKKNAARLSGIVQIALAMMVLGDVTRRAVHGSEPVSSLMMGVGVIALIANSICLWLISKHRDGGVHMRASLIFSQNDVIANTGVILSGALVWILGSRYPDLVIGVIIAGVVLSGGIRILKAAAGR